In Candidatus Polarisedimenticolaceae bacterium, the DNA window CCTGGGGACCTGGCGCATGGGGGAGCGCAAGAGCCTGCGGCGCGACGAGGTCAACGCCCTGCGCCTGGGCCTCGACCTCGGCATGACCCTCATCGACACCGCGGAGATGTACGCGGACGGCGGCGCGGAAGAGGTGGTCGCCGAGGCGATCGAGGGACGACGGGAGGAGGTCTACCTGGTTTCGAAGGTGCTCCCCCACAACGCGTCCCGAGCGGGAACGATCCGCGCCTGCGAGGCGAGCCTCCGGCGATTGCGTACGGAGGTCCTCGACCTGTACCTGCTGCACTGGCCGGGGTCGCACCCGATCGCGGAGACGGTCGCGGGGTTCGAGGATCTCCGACGCCAGGGGAAGATCCGGCACTGGGGGATCAGCAACTTCGACGTGGACGAGATGGCCGGGCTCGAGGGCGCCGCGGCGAACCAGGTCCTCTACAACCTCGGGCGGCGGGGCATCGAGCGGAACCTGCTCCCGTGGTGCGAAACGCGGGGCATCGCCGTCATGGCCTACTCGCCGCTCGAGCAGGGGGCGCTGCGCCGGTCCCCGGGACTCGAGGCGGTCGCCCGCCGGCACGCGGCGACCCCGTCGCAGATCGCGCTCGCCTGGGCGCTGCGCCACGACGCGGTCGTCGCGATCCCGAAGGCGACGCGGGCGGAGCACGTCCGCGAGAATCGAAGGGCGGCGGAGCTGGTGCTGACGCCGCAGGACCTCGCGGAGCTCGACCGCGACTTCCCGCGGCCGACCCGGGACGTGCCGCTGGAGACGACGTGATCCGCCGCGGCGGGCCGTCGCGCGTCCTCTCGATCCTCTCGCGCCGGTACGAGATCACGCGCTTCAGGGAGGCGAACGGCGAGTCCCCCTTCCGGGTCCTGATCTCGTGCATCCTTTCGCTTCGGACCAAGGACGAGACGACCTACCCGGCGACCGAGAGGCTCTTCGCGAGGGCGAGCGACCCGGCGGGGATGCTGAAGCTGCGCGAGGCGACGATCGCGAAGCTGATCTTTCCCGTCGGCTTCTACCGTCGCAAGGCGGCTCAGATCCGGGCGATCTCGAGGATCCTCCTCGAGCGCCACCGGGGGGAGGTGCCGCGCACGATCGACGAGCTGCTCGAGCTTCCCGGCGTCGGGCGGAAGACCGCGAATCTCACGGTCACCCTCGGCTACGGCCTGCCGGGGATCTGCGTGGACGTCCACGTGCACCGGATCGCGAACCGCCTCGGGTGGCTTCGGACCCGGCATCCCGACGAGACCGAGGCGAGGCTGCGCGAGATCCTCCCGGGACGGTGGTGGATCCCGATCAACGAGACCCTGGTGCGTCACGGCCAGAAGGTGTGCGCTCCGGTTTCGCCGAGGTGTTCGATCTGTCCGGTGCGCGGCGACTGCGCGCGCGTCGGGGTCGGGAAGAGCCGCTGAATCAGCCGACGAGGAGCAGGATCGCCACGTAGTGGCAGATGCTCCCGCCCAGCACGAAGAGGTGCCAGATCCCGTGGTGGTGGGGGAGGCGCTTCCAGGCGTAGAACCCGATCCCCGCGGTGTAGAGGATCCCGCCGGCGAGGATCAGCGTGCCGCCGACGACGCCGGTCCCCCGGAGGATCGAGCCGAGGGCGACGAGCGCGAGCCAGCCCATCGCGACGTAGAGGATGTGCGAGATCACCCGGCTGTATTTCCAGGGGATGAACTCGACGACGATCCCGACGAGCGCGAGCCCCCAGTTGACGCCGAAGATCGTCCAGCCGGCGGTGCCGCCGAGCGCGACCAGGGCGACCGGGGTGTAGGTCCCCGCGATCAGCAGGTAGATCGCGAGGTGGTCGAGCTTCTGGAAAAGCTCCTTCGCCCGGCCCCGGACGCTGTGGTACAGGGTCGAGAGGAGGTAGAGCAGGACCAGCGTCGAACCGAAGATGCTCACCGAGACGACCGGGATCGCCTCCCCGCTGCGGGCCGCCGCGATCACGAGGAAAGGGACCCCGATCAGGGCCAGGACGGTCCCGACGAGGTGGGTGATCGAGTTGAACCGCTCGCCGTGGTACATGAGAACCTCGGCCCCCGCGCGCACTCAATCTACTCCGAGAGCCCGACCTGCGCGAGGAGGAAGGCGTAGTCGAAGGCCGTTTCCTTCAACGCGTCGTAGCGCCCCGAGGCCCCGCCGTGCCCGGCGGCGAAGTTGACCTTGAAGAGGACCGGGGTTCCGTTCGTCTTGAGGGTGCGCAGCCTGGCCACGTACTTGGCCGGCTCCCAGTACATGACCTGGCGGTCCTCGGTGGAGGTCTTGACCAGCATCGCCGGATAGGCCCCCGGCTTGAGGTTCGAGTAGGGGCAGTAGGCCTTGAGGACCTCGTAGTCCTCCCGGACCTTCGGGTTCCCCCATTCCTCGAATTCGCCGACCGTCAAAGGGAGGGTCTCGTCGAGCATCGTGTTGATCACGTCGACGAAGGGGACCTTGGAGATCACCGCCCGGAAAAGGTCGGGGCGGAGGTTCACGACCGCGCCCATCAGGAGGCCGCCGGCACTCCCGCCCTCGATCCCGAGCCGGTCGGATGCGGTGTACCTCTCGCGGACCAGGTGCTCGGCGCAGGCGATGAAGTCGGTGAAGGTGTTCATCTTCCGGTGCATCCGCCCCTGGTCGTGCCAGGGCTTCCCGAGGTCGCCGCCCCCACGGACGTGCGCGATCGCGTACACGACCCCTCGGTCGAGCAGGCTCACGCGGTTCGACGAGAAGGTCGGGGACATCGGGTAGCCGTACGAGCCGTAGCCGTAAAGGAACCCGGGGTTCGATCCGTCGCGGCGGAAGAGGTCCTTCCGGTAGGCGATCGAGACCGGGACCTTCACGCCGTCGGGGGCCTCCGCCCAGACGCGCTCGACGGCGTATCGCGCCGGGTCGTACCCGCCGAGGACCGGCTGGCGCTTGAGGATCCTCATCTCCCCGGTCCGCAGGTCCTGCTCGTAGACGGTCGGCGGGGTGATCGGCGACTGGTACTGGAACCGGTAGGCGGTCGCGTCGAAGGAGGCGTTTCCCGTCGGGAACATCGCGTAGGCGGGCTCGGGGAAGTCGACGTCACGCGAGGCGCCGTCGACGAGGGAAACGATCCGGATGCGATCCAGGCCGTCCCGCTTCTCCGTGACCGCGTAGTGGGTGGCGAAGACGTCGACCCCCGTGAGCATGACGTCGGGGCGGTTGGGGATCAACTCGACCCAGTTCTCGCGACGGGGATCGCCCGCCGGCGCCGAGACCAGCCGGTACGTGCGCCCCGTGTCGTTGATGCGCAGGTAGAACAGCCCGCCGCCGTGCTCGACGTCGTATTCGAGGTCCTTCGCCCGCGGGACGAGGGTGGCGAACTCGCCCCACGGCGCCTCGGCGTCGAGGCAGCGCACCTCGGTCTGGGTGTGGCTGTCGATCGACATCAGCAGGTACGCGAGGCTTCGCGTGCGCGAGATCCCCACGTTGAACCGCTCGTCGGTCTCCTCGTGGACGAGGGTCGCCTCGCCACCGGCGGGGATCGTCCTCCGCCAGAGTCGGTACGGCCGCTTCGCCGCGTCGTCGGTCACGTAGAAGACCGTCGCGTTGTCGGCGGCCCAGGCGGCGGAGCTGACCTTCTCGACCCGGATCCCGAGGTCCTCGCGCGTGCGCAGGTCCATCGCCTGGAGGGTGTACTCCCGGAACCCGGTGGTGTCGGTGGAGTAGAGGAGCAGATTCCCGTCGTCGGAGATCTCGTAGGTGTCGATCGCGAAGAACGGGTGGCCCGCCGCCATCGCATTCAGGTCGAGCACGACCTCCTCCGCCGCGTCGAGCGCGCGCTTGCGGCAGAGGATCGGGTACTGCTTTCCCTTCTCCGTGCGACTGAAGTAGAACCATCCCCCCTTGCGGACGGGCACGCTCAGGTCGTCTTCCTGGATGCGCCCGAGCATTTCGTCGTAGAGCCGCTGCTGGAGGCCTTCGGTCGGCTTCATCCACGCCGAGGCATGGGCGTCCTCCGCGCGAAGGTAGTCCTGCACCTCGGGATTCGCCTTGTCGCGCAGCCAGAAGTAGTCGTCCACGCGCGTTTCGCCGTGGAGCACGAGCGTGCGAGGGACCTTCTTCGCCGTCGGCGGCGCTGCCGCCGTATCCGTGCGGGACATCGAACCTCCCCGGGGGCGGGAGGTTCTATCACAGCCTCAGCCCCGGCAGTCCCATTCCGGTCCGAACTGCGCCATGAACTCGGGGCCGAACGCACGGTGGGTGTAGTAGACCGGCAGCAGCACGACCATCCCGATGTAGGGGAGCGCCATCAGGATCCATCCCAGGCAGCAGGTGAGAAGGCCGACGATTCCGCACGCGACGAACACGAGGATCCAGAGCGGAATCAGGAAAAGTCCGTAGAGGACGAACGGGACCGGATTCTCGCGGAAAAGCGCGAGGAAACGCCCCCATGCCGCGGTCGCCGACAGGCCGTGACGGGCCATGATCGGGACGACGAAATGCTCGAGGAAGCAGCCGACGAAGGTGCAGACGACCGCGAGCGGGAACGCCAGGAGCGTGAGCCAGACGAGCGACCCGAGCACGATCGGGTCCCCTTCGAGGAAGGGCACCGCGGCGCGGACCCACCACATCGCGACGAGCGTGCCGAAGAACGCGAGGAGGATCGCCGCGTAGACCAGGCGCCACCAGAACAGGGACCACCCCGCCGCGGACGCCCGGGACCACGGGTCCACGAAGCGTGCGTGCCCTTTGGCGACGTTCTCGAGGAGGATGAACTTCGCTCTCGAGCTGATCCACACCATCGCGACGAGGACGACGAGGATCATCCCCGCGAGGGTGATCATCCCGAGGATCACCTGCCAGTGGTCGAGGAAGTCGCGGATCCGCTCCAGCCAGCCGCGCAGCAGGAACTGCGGGCCGGGCACGCCGTCGACCTCGTCGAGGTCCCACTTTCCGCCGCTGCCGTAGCTGCCGTGTTGCCCGAGCCAGGCGAGCCACGCGGAGAATCCGACGACGAACCAGACTTCGGCGCGGAACGGACGGAACAACGCGGCCTTCATGCGGTCGATCGCCGCCGAGAGCGGCCGGATGAACTCGATCTCCCCCTGCGCCACGCCCCACCTCCTCCGGGTTGAACCGGCGACGGGAATTGTTACGCCGTCGGGGGGTGGGGGGTGCGGCGCCGGACACGAGTGGTGCCCGGCGCCGCGCCGGCGGTTGGGTCGGTCACTTCACCGGTCGGCCGTCGGCGTCCACGAACCGGATTTCGCCCCAGCCGAGCTCCGCGAGCTTCGGTTCGATCCGGGCGCGGTCGCCGACGACGACCCAGAGCAGGTCGTCGGGCCGGAGCGTCTTCGTCGCCACCGCCGGCACGTCGGCCGCGCCGAGGGCCCTCACCTTCGCCGGGAAGGTCGTGACGTAGTCGTCCGGGAGGCCGAACGAGACGAGCTCGACGAGGCTCCCGGCGACCGCGTCGTTGGTCTCCCATTGGCCTGCGAGGGTGAGGGTCATCTGATCCTTGGCCCCCTGCAGCTCCTCGGGGGTGACCGGACGCCCGCCGCGGATCCCGCGGATCTCCTCGAGGAGCTCCTGCATCGACTCCTTCGTCTTGTCCGCCTGCACGGGGGCGAAGAAGATGTACGGGCGCTGCGCGCGGGCGTCGAGCAGGAACCCTCCGGCGCCGTACGACCAGTGCTTGTCCTCGCGGAGGTTCAGGTTGATCCGCGAGATGAACCCTCCGCCGAGAATCGTCTGCATCGTCTGGAGCGCGACCTCGTCGGGGTTCGCCTTGGCGGGGGCGAGCTGGCCGGCGAGGATCACCGACTGGATCGACCCCGGTCGGTCGACGACGTAGATCGTCGTTCCCCTGCGCGCCGGCACCGCGGCGACGCTTTTCGCCGGGGCCTTCCCGGGCTTCCAGTCCTTCAGTCGCGCCTCGAGCTTGGGCTGCAGCTCGGCGAGGCTCGTGTCGCCGACCACGACGAGCGTCGCCCGGTCGGGCTGGAACCAGGCCTTGTGCCAGGCGGCCAGGTCGTCGCGGGTCATCTTCGCGACGGTGCTCTCGTAGCCGCTCCCCGTGAGCGGGACCCCGTAGGAGTGCCCCGCTCCGTACATGAGGGGCGGCATCACGCGGATCGCCATCGAGACCGGCTCGGCCTTCTCCTGGCGGATCTGCGCGAGGCGCTGCGCCCTGAGCCGCTCGAAATCGGACGGGGGGAACGCGGGGTTGAGGACGACGTCGGCGAAGAGGTCGAGCGAGGCGTCGAGGTTGGCCTTCAGCGCGGACATCGAGACGTTGGAGGTGTCCAGCGCGGAGCCGGTGCCCAGCGTCGCGCCGAGCCGCTGCAACTGGTCGCTGATCTCGAGCGAGGACCGCGTCTTCGTCCCCTCGTCGAGCATGTCCAGCGCGAGGGCCGCCGTGCCCGTGAGATCGGCGCGGTCGGCGGCGTACCCGGCGTCCAGGATGAGGTCCATCTCGACGACGGGGATCGCGCGGCGCTCGACCAGCGCGATCGACAGGCCGTTCGAGAGCTTCGCGCGCTGGATCTTCGGGAAGGTGGCGGCCGGGGTCGCACCCGGATCGGGGAGCTTCGAGCGATCGGCGCCCGTCGCGGCGGCGGTCCGCTCGGGGAAGGGGTGGATCTCCAGCACGTACGCCCCGTCGGCGAGCCAGCGACGGGCGGCGCCGGCGAGATCGGCGGGGGTCGCCGTGCGCACCCGCTCGTACCCCTGCTTCCAGGCGTCCGGGCTTCCGAGGAAGACCTGGCTTCTCGCGAGGATGTCGGACTTTCCGCCGAACCCGCCGATGCGCTCGATGCCGCGGACGAAACCGGCGATCGTCTGGGCCCGGGCGCGCTCGACCTCGGCCGCGGTCGGCCCTTCCTCGAGGAGCCGGGCGAGCTCCTCGTCCAGCGCCTTCTCGACCGCGGCGAGGCTGCCGCCGGGCGAGGCCGTCGCCTCGATCCGGAACAGGCTGGCGATCTCGCGGTCGTCCACGAACGCCTGGACCGAGGACGCGAGCCGCTCGTCGTAGACGAGGCGCTTGTAGAGGCGGGAGTTCTTCCCGGAGGCGAGGACCTTCGCGATCAGATCGAGGTGGTCGGTGTCGGCCCACCCGGTCGGGGTCACGTTCCAGACCTTGAGGACGCGCGCGGCGGGAACCCGGTCCTCCGCGGTCTGGCGCTGCGTCCCCGAACGCTTGGCGATCCAGGTCCGGTGGCGGGAGACGGGAGGCCCCGGGGGCACGTCGCCGAAGTACTTCTTCACGCGCTCGAGGGCGTCCGCGGCCTTGATGTCCCCGGCGACGACGATCGTGGCGTTGGCGGCTCCGTAATACGAACGGAACCAGGCGTGCACGTCCTCGAGCCTGGCGGCGGAAAGGTCCTCCATCGAGCCGATCACGGTCCACGAGTACGGATGCCCGGCGGGCCACACGGCCTTCGTGATCAGGTCGTCGGCGAGGGTGTACGGCTCGTTCTCGTACTGGCGCTTCTCGTTCTGCACGACGCCGCGCTGCTCGTCGAGCCGCTCCTGGTCGATCGCGCCGATGAGGTGCCCCATCCGGTCCGACTCGAGCCAGAGGATCCGGTCGACGGCGTTCTTCGGGACGTTCTGGAAGTAGTTCGTGCGGTCCTCGTTGGTCGTCCCGTTGAGGTCCGTGGCGCCGAGCACCTCGGTCGCCTTGAAGTAGTCGTCGTCGTAGTTCTCGCTCCCGTTGAACATCAGGTGCTCGAACAGGTGCGCGAAGCCGGTGCGCCCCGGCTTCTCGTTCTTCGATCCGACGTGGTACCAGACGTTGACCGCCACGATCGGCGCCTTCGGGTCCTCGTGCACGAGGAGCGTGAGGCCGTTGTCGAGGACGAACTTCTGGAAGGGGATGTCGACGTCGGCCGCGCGTGCGCCGGCGAGACCGGCGGCGGCGGCGAGCGTCAGCGAAACGAGCGCGCGGAACATGAAACCTCCCCCCGCGTAGGGCGGGCTCGAGCGAGGCCGGCCCCTACGGGCGGGGGGAGGGGGAGTTTCAGGGCTTGCCGGGAGCGGCGGCCTTCGTGCCGAACAGCAGCGACGCGGCGACCGAGAGGCCGATGACCGACCCGATGATCCCGAGCGACCACGAGATCGGGAACTTCCCGCCGAACGCCTCGTTGAGCCACACCATCTTCAGGCCGACGAACACCAGGACGAGCGCGAGACCGTACTTGAGGTACACGAAGCGGTCCACGATGCCGGCCAGCAGGAAATACATCGCCCGCAGCCCCAGGATCGCGAAGACGTTCGAGGTGAAGACGATCAGCGGCTCCTTGGTGAGAGCGAAGATCGCCGGGACCGAGTCGACCGCGAAGATGATGTCGGACACTTCGATGAAGACGAGCGCGACGAGCAGAGGGGTCCCGTACCGCCGCGCGTCGCGCGTCACGACGAAATTCTGGCCGTCGAGCTCGGGGGTGATCGGCATCAGCCTGCGGAGCAGCTTGATCACCGGGTTCTTCTCCGGGTCGATCCCCTTGTCGGGGACGAACATCATCTTCAGGCCGGTCAGGATCAGGAAGGCGCCGAAGACGATCACGACCCAGTGGAAGGCCATCAGGTACGAGCCGAGGGCGATGAAGATGGCGCGGAAGATCAGCGCGCCGAGGATCCCGTAGAAGAGGACGCGGTGCTGGTACCTCGGCGGGATCGCGAAGTACGAGAAGACCATGACGAAGACGAAGATGTTGTCGACCGAAAGGGACTTCTCGACGATGTAGCCGGTGAGGAACTCGAGCCCCTTCTGTGCCCCGATGTCGGGGCCGAACTTGTCCGAGGCGTAGACGTAGAAGCCGTAGTTGAACAGGAGCGCGAGCGCGACCCAGACGACGCTCCAGGTCGCGGCCTCCTTGAACTTCACCTCGTGCGCCTGGCGGTGGAACACCCCCAGATCGAGCGCGAGCAGCACCAGCACGAAGCCGAGGAAGGCGAGGTAGAACCACCAGTACTCGGCCCAGGGGAAAACGGTCTCCATGCGGTACTCCGTTGAAGGGCCGGATAGCGTACCAAGTCAGTTCCCTATTCGCCGTCCCTCCCAGAGCCAGGCGGCCCCCCGCACCCCGCTGGAGTCGCCCCACCTCGGGGGGAGCAGGGGCGTCGCGATCCGGTCCGAGAACGCCCACCGTCCCCAACGGGCCGGGACCGCCTCGTAAAGCAGGTCGAGGTTCGAGAGTCCGCCCCCGAGGACGATCACGTCGGGATCGAGCAGGTTGAGGACCATCGCGAGGGCCCGCGCGAGCCGATCGGCGTGACGCTCGGGGTCCCGCCCGTCCCGTTCGAAGGCGGGCCCC includes these proteins:
- a CDS encoding aldo/keto reductase: MIATVRTRAGAEIPALGLGTWRMGERKSLRRDEVNALRLGLDLGMTLIDTAEMYADGGAEEVVAEAIEGRREEVYLVSKVLPHNASRAGTIRACEASLRRLRTEVLDLYLLHWPGSHPIAETVAGFEDLRRQGKIRHWGISNFDVDEMAGLEGAAANQVLYNLGRRGIERNLLPWCETRGIAVMAYSPLEQGALRRSPGLEAVARRHAATPSQIALAWALRHDAVVAIPKATRAEHVRENRRAAELVLTPQDLAELDRDFPRPTRDVPLETT
- the nth gene encoding endonuclease III, coding for MIRRGGPSRVLSILSRRYEITRFREANGESPFRVLISCILSLRTKDETTYPATERLFARASDPAGMLKLREATIAKLIFPVGFYRRKAAQIRAISRILLERHRGEVPRTIDELLELPGVGRKTANLTVTLGYGLPGICVDVHVHRIANRLGWLRTRHPDETEARLREILPGRWWIPINETLVRHGQKVCAPVSPRCSICPVRGDCARVGVGKSR
- a CDS encoding hemolysin III family protein; protein product: MRAGAEVLMYHGERFNSITHLVGTVLALIGVPFLVIAAARSGEAIPVVSVSIFGSTLVLLYLLSTLYHSVRGRAKELFQKLDHLAIYLLIAGTYTPVALVALGGTAGWTIFGVNWGLALVGIVVEFIPWKYSRVISHILYVAMGWLALVALGSILRGTGVVGGTLILAGGILYTAGIGFYAWKRLPHHHGIWHLFVLGGSICHYVAILLLVG
- a CDS encoding S9 family peptidase, translating into MSRTDTAAAPPTAKKVPRTLVLHGETRVDDYFWLRDKANPEVQDYLRAEDAHASAWMKPTEGLQQRLYDEMLGRIQEDDLSVPVRKGGWFYFSRTEKGKQYPILCRKRALDAAEEVVLDLNAMAAGHPFFAIDTYEISDDGNLLLYSTDTTGFREYTLQAMDLRTREDLGIRVEKVSSAAWAADNATVFYVTDDAAKRPYRLWRRTIPAGGEATLVHEETDERFNVGISRTRSLAYLLMSIDSHTQTEVRCLDAEAPWGEFATLVPRAKDLEYDVEHGGGLFYLRINDTGRTYRLVSAPAGDPRRENWVELIPNRPDVMLTGVDVFATHYAVTEKRDGLDRIRIVSLVDGASRDVDFPEPAYAMFPTGNASFDATAYRFQYQSPITPPTVYEQDLRTGEMRILKRQPVLGGYDPARYAVERVWAEAPDGVKVPVSIAYRKDLFRRDGSNPGFLYGYGSYGYPMSPTFSSNRVSLLDRGVVYAIAHVRGGGDLGKPWHDQGRMHRKMNTFTDFIACAEHLVRERYTASDRLGIEGGSAGGLLMGAVVNLRPDLFRAVISKVPFVDVINTMLDETLPLTVGEFEEWGNPKVREDYEVLKAYCPYSNLKPGAYPAMLVKTSTEDRQVMYWEPAKYVARLRTLKTNGTPVLFKVNFAAGHGGASGRYDALKETAFDYAFLLAQVGLSE
- a CDS encoding pitrilysin family protein, producing MFRALVSLTLAAAAGLAGARAADVDIPFQKFVLDNGLTLLVHEDPKAPIVAVNVWYHVGSKNEKPGRTGFAHLFEHLMFNGSENYDDDYFKATEVLGATDLNGTTNEDRTNYFQNVPKNAVDRILWLESDRMGHLIGAIDQERLDEQRGVVQNEKRQYENEPYTLADDLITKAVWPAGHPYSWTVIGSMEDLSAARLEDVHAWFRSYYGAANATIVVAGDIKAADALERVKKYFGDVPPGPPVSRHRTWIAKRSGTQRQTAEDRVPAARVLKVWNVTPTGWADTDHLDLIAKVLASGKNSRLYKRLVYDERLASSVQAFVDDREIASLFRIEATASPGGSLAAVEKALDEELARLLEEGPTAAEVERARAQTIAGFVRGIERIGGFGGKSDILARSQVFLGSPDAWKQGYERVRTATPADLAGAARRWLADGAYVLEIHPFPERTAAATGADRSKLPDPGATPAATFPKIQRAKLSNGLSIALVERRAIPVVEMDLILDAGYAADRADLTGTAALALDMLDEGTKTRSSLEISDQLQRLGATLGTGSALDTSNVSMSALKANLDASLDLFADVVLNPAFPPSDFERLRAQRLAQIRQEKAEPVSMAIRVMPPLMYGAGHSYGVPLTGSGYESTVAKMTRDDLAAWHKAWFQPDRATLVVVGDTSLAELQPKLEARLKDWKPGKAPAKSVAAVPARRGTTIYVVDRPGSIQSVILAGQLAPAKANPDEVALQTMQTILGGGFISRINLNLREDKHWSYGAGGFLLDARAQRPYIFFAPVQADKTKESMQELLEEIRGIRGGRPVTPEELQGAKDQMTLTLAGQWETNDAVAGSLVELVSFGLPDDYVTTFPAKVRALGAADVPAVATKTLRPDDLLWVVVGDRARIEPKLAELGWGEIRFVDADGRPVK
- a CDS encoding TerC family protein, with product METVFPWAEYWWFYLAFLGFVLVLLALDLGVFHRQAHEVKFKEAATWSVVWVALALLFNYGFYVYASDKFGPDIGAQKGLEFLTGYIVEKSLSVDNIFVFVMVFSYFAIPPRYQHRVLFYGILGALIFRAIFIALGSYLMAFHWVVIVFGAFLILTGLKMMFVPDKGIDPEKNPVIKLLRRLMPITPELDGQNFVVTRDARRYGTPLLVALVFIEVSDIIFAVDSVPAIFALTKEPLIVFTSNVFAILGLRAMYFLLAGIVDRFVYLKYGLALVLVFVGLKMVWLNEAFGGKFPISWSLGIIGSVIGLSVAASLLFGTKAAAPGKP